GGCTCCGTGGGCTCTTCCTCCAGCCCCGAGCAAGAGCCGTTGAGAAAGCCATCGTCCTTGGGGGCAACCATGGTGACCGGAGTGGACTCAGTCTCAAGAGCTGGGGGGCCCGGCTTGGGGTGGCCCGGCGGCTGGGAGTGGCCGTtggtggcggcggcgggcagCAGGCGGGGGCtgaggggtaaactgagtccCGCCCGGGGGCCTACGTTGGTCACGCTCGTGTGCGATACCATGGGGCCGTAGCTGTAGCTGCTGCTACCACTGCGTGCTTTGCGCTTGAAGTCCAATGCTAGGGTCCAGCGGCTCCACGATTTCTTGATCTCAGCCTGTACCTTGGGGAGGTAGAAAGGCGGCGGTCAGGTGCGCCTTCAATtcatatgcccccccccccaaataaacacCCAGCAGGAAGTACCCCAAGCCCAGATCTGTAAACACCCACCCAAAGCACTGAGTCAATTAGGAAACACATGGAAGAGTCCAAGGCCAAATAAAATCCCACAATCCTCCAATGCCGTGTTTAATGACTAGCTCCCTCTAGAATTCACGAGATTCCAGTGGCACCCCATCTGGGGTTTAGAGGATGCAGTGTAGAAAGACACTTGGTTTCAGGGTGCTgggggtactcaggaggctgagatctgaggatcgcagttcaaagccagccctgggcaggaaagtcccccgtgagagactctttatctccaatgaaaccactcaacaactggaagtggcgctgtggcccaaaagaagctcggggacagcacccaggccctgagttcaagccccacatcagacaaaagaagagagaaaaagggaagagacTTGAGGACCCCCCAGCCGCCATACTTACCCcagcacctcccctccccccaaccctagCGCTTGCCCTGGCTACGGCTTACCTCACCGTTACAGAAACAATAGATGATGGCGACAAAGAATCCCTGtagagagagatggagaatggGATCggagctgccctccctccctcccccgcccccccccccacgactgGGTGTCgtccccccagccccctctccccacgGTCTCCAGCAGGACGGCATACCTGGAAAGAATTGAACAGCATCTCGTAGTGCATCTGGATTTGCCACAGTGTCCCTGAGACCTCGGTGTACGGCAGGGCCATGAACACGGTGTAGTGGACGCCGAAGAGGGGCATGAGGACCAACGTGGACTTGAGCAGCTTCCTGGCCAGTAGGGCAAGCAGGTCAGGCTACCCGTTCCCCCCTTTAAACCATCACCGCCCCCGTAGCCCGCCCATGCCGGTCCCCCGCCTCCAAAGCTAGGAAGGGACCCAAGACTGCGACAGAACCCAGCCTGCCCCCTCCAGGGGAGAGTTGGTTGGGCGCCTTGATTCTCAGAGATGTCCTACAGTGGATCACAAATGACAGGGCCCTTTGCATCTGctagtcacggggcttgaactcagggcccgggcgctgtccctgagctttgtgctcaaggctggcgctctaccacttgagccccctcCTCTCCTTGCAACAGGCTCCTCCAAGAGACGTCCGCCTTGCCTTACACACGTgcagtgtgtgtagtgtgtgtagtgtgtgtgtgtgtgtagtggtggGCAAGGCTCACCGGTACTGCTGCCGCGTGTCACACCGGCCCGCGTTGGTCTCCCGCAGTTTGGTGGCAAGCACTCGGATGATGTTGATGAAGAGGATGAAGTTGAGCTGCAGCAAGGGGGGGGGAAGACTCTCAACGGGATAGGCCAGGGGTTCCTGGACCTGTGCACGGCCCCTACCACGGGCCCTGCTCTGCCACTGAACCTCCCGACGACCCTCTGGGgcccctcagtttccccacttgaTCGGGAATGGGGATCGACTGAGGTTCTCAGA
Above is a window of Perognathus longimembris pacificus isolate PPM17 unplaced genomic scaffold, ASM2315922v1 HiC_scaffold_5314, whole genome shotgun sequence DNA encoding:
- the LOC125345113 gene encoding LOW QUALITY PROTEIN: parathyroid hormone/parathyroid hormone-related peptide receptor-like (The sequence of the model RefSeq protein was modified relative to this genomic sequence to represent the inferred CDS: deleted 1 base in 1 codon) is translated as RQPAAAAVGYAGCRVAVTFFLYFLATNYYWILVEGLYLHSLIFMAFFSEKKYLWGFTIFGWGVPAVFVAVWVGVRATLANTGCWDLSSGHKKWIIQVPILASVVLNFILFINIIRVLATKLRETNAGRCDTRQQYRKLLKSTLVLMPLFGVHYTVFMALPYTEVSGTLWQIQMHYEMLFNSFQGFFVAIIYCFCNGEVQAEIKKSWSRWTLALDFKRKARSGSSSYSYGPMVSHTSVTNVGPRAGLSLPLSPRLLPAAATNGHSQPPGHPKPGPPALETESTPVTMVAPKDDGFLNGSCSGLEEEPT